tccaGGTCAGAGAGCTGTTGCACTATCGACGTATGGGGCATCGCTCTCAATATCACCCTCCAAGACGCCCCTTTCCTAGTCTTCAGGCTATTGTTGATAACCCACTTCAAAATCATCTCCTATATGAACGTTTTCTTCACCTGCAAGAACACTTTGGTGATCCTGCTGCAGCTCTATCGGCTCTATGTGGTGCACAGTGagcacaccaaaaaaaaaagcgCCGATGAGGAACTGACTAATATCGCCATAATCTCTAAGGGGGATATGTGTGGAAAAGGAAGTAAGAGGAGCAAGAGTAGGGGTAGGAAGATTGGTGATTTTGATAGGTTTGCTGAAGGGGAAGAGGAGAGCGATGGTGCGCCTAAAGCTAAAAGGTACTTAAGTGAGAAATCCATATCTAAGGTATTTTAAAGTGTTTGGTGTTTTGCAGGAAAATCAAAAGCTTAAGAAAGGACACCGGATACTCCACCGGTAGTTCGCATACCAGCAACAAACGTCATCAAAAGAAAGCGCGTACCAAAAGCCGTGACTTAGAAGAATCAGCCAAGAAGCCGAAGAAATTAAAGAGAACGGACAATGAAACACGTGGACGCAAGAAACTTGAAGAAATTCTATCAGAGGGGTCCGAGAGCGAAGAATATTGGCCATCGAAGAACAAAGAACGCTCCAGAAGTTTCGATAAGGCACGCAAGTACTCCCGCGAAGTCACGCTCTCAGTGACCACGAGTGACCCTTCATCCGAATGACGCCATCAGTTGGCCATTATGGCGATCTTTTGcttatatattttcatatttatttgctgtctgtttttcatttattgcGGGGTGGCTTCGGAGGGGCTTATTATAGCGAAAGTCAATAGAACTAATAGGACTGTAATTTAGGACTAGGTGGAGGAATAGAAATCTTGTTCTGTACgacaaagttttttttatatgataatTCCTtatctattttcaaatgtacaaggtgttccatttaaaaaatatgaagtttgagtttactaaatattttaacaccctgtagtgTAGAAATATATACTTACATCACACTTGGTTAGTGCTGATGCGtctcaaaatttcttattaacaGTAGGTATAcctaattttatattttttgacaattctATAAGAAATAAACAATGTTCGCAAGCAACAATGTTACGAAGTGTAACGCAAACTACATATTGacttctcaaaaaaaaaaaaaaaatacatgcttctacaataaaaaaatcagctTTGCTTTAAAGCGTTCTTAACTGTCTCAGTCACCTTTTTGTGGTCGAAATCGCCATTGACTAAGGCCATTAAAATGGCCTGATTTCCAATCAGAATGTTGAAATTGCTTTTGGAGCCTCCCTGTAGGTTTTCCCTGTTATCTCTTAAAAATCCGCCAACCATATGAAAAGTGGTAGTAACTAAGTCAGATAGTTGCTGGACAGGCACTTTCTCCACTGGTTTGTTCGCTTTGGGTCTCCGTATTCTGGTGAAGTATTTCTTTTTGGACTTTTTGGGTTTGATACAAGTTTCCACCCGTGGCTTCTTTTTAACCTAAAAAACGGAAGCCCATTTTCGATAAGTACCTCTAAGTGAATTAATAGAATTTCATCGCTACCTGCTTATTCTGTATCTCCCTGATGGTATAGTCAAAGGGCTGGATTTTGTTGGTTAGCGGATTATACTCGGGCCTTTCAAATACATTAATAGGCCATTCTTTGGGTGGCTTCTTCTCTGTCGCACCCTCTCCCCCCTCGTCTTTTTGCTTGCCCGTCTTGTCCAAGCGCTCCACAAAACTCTCCTCTTCCAACACGTCCAAAACAGCAAAATCCTCCTCCAGCAAGTGCTCCTTTTTCAAAAAGCTGTTCCCAGCTTCGCTTCTTGCTTTCCTCACTGGATTACGTCGATATTTCGGCGAAGCATACTTAAACTCCTTAGACTTTGCGTTTTCTTCTTCGATTTCGTTTTTGTCTTTCTGGGGATGCAAGTCCTTTTTGTACTCCTTGACGAAGATTACCTCTTCGTCACTAGCCGAAATATTATCGTTCTTTCCAACCTGAGGCGTCTGATGTTCATGAAGCGTCAAATTGTCACCCAAGGTCGACTGGTTGTTCAGTACGGTGAGATTACAGGGAAATGTGCTGTTTTGTTGAAAACTGCTGCTGGTCTCGTTGAGGGGGTAAAGAGGTGGTAGATGGAAGGCTAAATTCAATGCTTGTGCTATAGAGATTTGGTGGTAGTAATTGGGATCGACCACTACAGAGGGATTGCCCATTAGAGGATCGATTCTAAACTGCCAATTTGGAAGTAAATTCGCTTCTGGATGGTAGAGCATTAGGTTGTCATACGGGACCAAGACTTCCGGATGGGTCCAATGGTCTGGAGCAGTAGGCTTGGACATGCTTGAATAGTGGAAGGGTCACTGAGTGGGGTCCTGAAAGGAAACTGAACAATAACAGTTAGTAGTCAATAATACAAAGCTTAACACACATGGGAAATTGAGATTTGAAGCGATCGAAGGCATAGTTAAGTTACCTAATGAAGATTTCCAGCTTATACGCGTTTTAATGAGAAAATCAAGGTGTAAACGGACAGTTAGAACTTTTCGGCAATTACCGATTGTTGTAATGGAGTGACAGGTTAATTGCCATTGTTGCGTGTTGCCGTTTTGATTGAAGTGAAAACAATTTGGAAACTTACGAGCATTCaaaagcgaaattttcattttataaaatcaatgatttttactttaatagaGAGTTTTCATAAGACACATATCTTAAACATGTAGAGAACCATAATAGGTAAAGGCAACtctgttgcaatttttttcaagaaagcCCCTAAATCGAATAATTGTTGACAAACCCAATAAGGggccaaattttaaaaagttttgttttttgttataaaaacaTCTATAACAGTACAGAAATTGTATTTGTTAATACATAGAGTTTTCTCCGATACTAACCGTGAACGAAATAAACGTATTCAACATTGTGATATGTGGATCTCGAAAACAATTAGAGATACCTCTCAAATCAGTTAAATGGCAGCAAAGTTTTCCTCTAAACCGGAATAATTCCAATTACTtgtgaaattaacaaaaaaatcaaaacatatttatttatgtgaGATTCTTAGGTCAAGTAGATCTAAGCCTTTTGTACATATGTAAAGACTTCTCCATTTTTACGATGAAGTCGAGGCACAATCGAAAATCTTTGAGTTGTAAATAATGATAGTGCTAATACTGTTAATCAGGTTAGGTCTGTTAATTTGAGATGAAAGAGTTGTgagggggctgatgttgcccctataggacgcctatgtatgttgCTACttggttagaagtattttcgtcaattatgagggtttcgcaatcgtTATCTTGACGcgattttgctattttatgattaacgtctaaccaccctttgtcggtacttgtgggaaaggatggccgccctttgtcggcgcgGATGAGAAgcgcggccgcgctttgtcggcatctctggaaatgtaccgacaaagtgttatcagtaccacggtaacgactcaggtggtgtcataagtcggtaattgctttctagccagggtacgacactgttttaattacccttagtttagtacttaagagcgccccgaatctagaGGGTCCTCTTCcttttcgagtggctcaccagaactgTTATCCGCAAGCAGAATCCAAAGTGCACccgttaatatcaattaaccctaattattcaaaaaccctagacaactttagaaaaacctatatttatatatttttgataactAATGTGATAAAGCAAATAGAAATTATTGCTGGAACTTTTTTCAAGGcttcaacataatttttttcccttttccaATAACGTATCAACTATGATTTGCTAGTGCCGACTTAATAGGGGCTATTTTAACTCATTCTGTTAGCCATTGATGATTAAAATCATGTATGTACCTAGACGTGATCCCATACTTCGCAGCTTCTTATTATTATATCctaaaatttgctttcatttcTGTAGTACAATTTTGCCTCCATTTTATTGATCCACATATCTAATAGTTTTCGGGATTCCTGTGCTGAGGGTTAAATCACTGAATgcgttaattaaataatacattaatgATAGTTATTAACAATAACCAGCTAACAAAGTTGAAGACATTAACCGATCGTTAATATACGTCTCAGACAACATTTTTCCATCGAAAAACTAAAGTACaacatttctattttaaatttgaaatgcacTCTTCTTACTCTAAACATTTTCGTCTGAGTTAGAGATTGAAAACCACTATATCAAGAATTGAGGCTTTTCACAAGTGAAATAATAATGACGTGCTCATAGACGTTGTGACCGGCCAGATGCAAGAAATGATGACCGCAGTGGCCTTCAAAAACAAGTTACAACCCGCACAATCATCTATTAATATATGATTTTGagcatattaaaaaagtttgtatttacACTCAACAAACAggaaaaatacataaacatTGCCAATGGGACATTGGTCAGTGGAATGTGTGTGAAACAGTGGAAATGGAAGCGGTCATCACAGGCAACAATTGGACAGTTTTATCTAAGAACGACAATTCAATTCCACTCTACATCATTTATCGTAATCCgtaaaaagaaagttttgatGGCGACAAGCGATCTAATGATCATTAGAGCAGTGTAAGCCAAATTGATTGAGGCATCATTGCGCACGCAGTGCGGAAATATGGTTGGCACAAGCTATGTGCGTTTATCTAGAGTAACGTGTATTACTAAACATCATAATAAACCAAGAGGCGATTTCAGCCGGTGATTTGGTACGTGTCTAGTACCTCAAATTGGTAAATGTTCTTTCTTCATTTCGTTCAGGACAAAACATGCCGATTTGGAGTACCAAACACATACCACTCACAAAGGAAAATCCGGGCATATTTCCGCACTGAGTGCCCACTGCTAGGTTCTAGTATAGTTTATAGTATGTCTCAATCTCACATGTTTCTATAAAATCTGAGTATCGACAGTCTATTCGAGACTCTTCGGCGAGCCTGAATCCGCCTAATATGACCAACCTTTTTGGCGACGTTGATTGGTCAAAAAGTTTTACTCTCACTCTCACGTGCTCCTAGAGAATTAGACCTGGTGCGATTGCCTTAATTCGACATTAAAAGGAGACccatttttgaacatttgaaaatttcaatgggGGTCAAATATGGCACATGACCATATGGGTTACTTTACAGCTTtgatttctcatttaaatttaactggcatattttttggtaataagCTTAAGCAGTTTAATCTTAACACATATATTTACTGGAAGTATCTGCCATGCAAATTCCAAAGGTCTTTTGGCAAATTTACGATTCAGACACTAATTAAAGCCTAAAATTAGCGAACTATGTACATGGGCCAGACATCAGTCATCGATGAGCGGTcagcaaataaatttgaacACCATAAAACGTCATAAAACTGGAAAATACCATATAGCGATCATCGTCGACATTGAGTGAGAGATAAATTTGTACCACCCAATTTAATCgttttaaaaactatattttttaagctgaaaaactgaaatttgatTAGAATAACCGAGGACTTCGATATTGTGACGATTATACCTACATATACCTAAAAGTACAGGGCGTTCCAAAAAGGTTGTGCCAAACTTAAAAAGATTACGGGGGCATTGCggtgaataatttttgcatagaaacaGTGAAAAACAAGCTATTTTGACTCCAGAGTCATTTTCGTCTAAAAACATAATGTTAGTTCGTTGACACCaaaaaatttcgatatttaattcattctTAATGAAGATGacgcaaaaaaatatcacaaaaggTCAAAATGACGACCCCTAACCTGGtcagataaatttatttctcgaTATCGTCTCGATATAATATcgatttaatgtttttggatCTGATGGATGCATAAAAGTGTGGCGAAAGTCAAATACGGCATTGAGTCCAAGCAACACTATTAAAACCGTGAAACATGGAGGTGGCGGTGTCATGGTTTGGGGTTGTATGTCAGCAGCTGGAGTCggtaatatttatataatagaGGGAATCATGGATCATAAAGTGTATCTCAACattttaaagacaaatttaaagcaaaagtTAGGGCTTGCTGAGGATGTTTACTTCCAGCAAGACATCGACCCCAAACATAAGGCATACAATGTACGTCAATGGCTCATATATAATACCCTTCATTTGTTGGAAACACCTCCTCAGAGTCCAGACTTAAACCCGATTGAACATTTATGGAGTGTTTTAGAGTCTAAAATTCGTCAGCAccatattcaaaataaagaatgTCTAAAACGGATTATTTTGGAGGAATGGTCTAAGATAACCGCtgatgtaacaaaaaaacttgttcATTCAATGCCAAATAGGCTATTACaagttataaaattaaaggGGTACCCAACAGGGTACTAATAATTATATGTACCATAAATATAACTTTACTCTGTTATAGGTACCAAGACTTTTGCGAGGTTGTATTTTGCCCGCCGgacgaaaatgtatttttttcttaacatgccgataattatatctttaattagttatattatttaatgtagcaGAAGTGTATGAATTAATATGtaaagtgtaaataaaaattatactagttgttaaaaagaaataggCAATAATATACGTTTGATAGAAGGGTACCAAGACTATTGCGGGCCAGTGTATGTATGGTATTGCCCGCGCAAAAATTCCTGagccaaaatatcaaataccCAGAAACCCGAATTTATAACGAATTATCCAAACCGACCAAATTAATTATCTACAACTGCAGGAAATATTTTGGGTTTGCAAACCTTGGTACGGAGTTCAAATTCCGCACATTCAAAGTCGAGACTTCCTCCAAAGTCTTGCCAAGATCCACTCGTATTTCAAAAGACCTCGCGGTTTTGATGTTTACTTGATCGGACCAGAGGGTTTTACGGCCactttttattctaaatgaACTAATGTGTTCAAAGAACCGGCAAGGATGTACGTTATTGGATCCAGTGTTCGCTTCcagatttaatttatcaatgaAAACAGCCGTAAAGGCTAATTTTAGACAGAGATGAACTTGAGCAATTAAATGCGCAACACACGGAAAAGTACTCTAGGATAATATGTTATTGTAGGATGTTTCACATTGCGCCgagattttttaagatttagaAAACCGTGTTAAAACTTTCCCATACTTGTACTTTTAAGTTGTTGCTTTCTCTCGCGAAAcgatggattttttaaattccacacCCGAGTATTTTGACGAAAAAACtcctaattttaaatttgtggaGACCTCGACTGGCGCCAGAGCGTTCGAATAGCAcatataaatcaaaacatCCAGATTCCCGCTTTAATAGCTGATTATTtgtattcaaatatttgattcTTGGCATTAACAACGTTCTCATTAGAATTTGCAACGCATAAGCGAGCATCAATGAGATTTTAAGCGAGAACCTGTTCCAACAAAGAACTGGacctttttaaaaaaggtcATTTTTAGACGCGACCACAATCGGGGCATACAGAGTGTTTGGTAAAcgatttaacaaaatttttttgctgaCAGAGGAAATCATTTGGAACTGATTTACTCTAATTCACCTCTATACAAAACCtcataatttcttcatttcctTCTAACTTACTACTtcttttttgtcattatttttaggttttaattttcttaacttATTCATAACAAAAAGGGCATATACTCACCTTACAGAATAAATTCAGTTCAATCCGATAGcactattaaaaataaagctattcaaaccaaaatttcaaattttgtgaaaaatcacaaaaaaatcgTGCCTTGGAAACTGTGAGGTTTTACACATACAGAGTGAGTCGTAACGGAACTGACACAGAACAAGTGTGCATAGGGGAcctcaaaatattataacgatttattgaatttctttctaCGGTTTATAGTTGAGAAGATATTGACCTCCGTAGTTGgcttataaatttctaaaaaacggCACTCAATATCTTTAATTGGTAGAAATATGAACGCAATAGAGGTTGGATTAGGAGTAAGGTAAGGTCTAAAAgagttggatttttttatctgaaaagCAACTTACAAACGAGCAGTGCTATTTAATAGCagatttaattctaaaacatttattcccgttcaaaatttgtcgaaaacgtaataatttttggtaagATCATAGTCTTGTCAGCCTGGaccaaatcaaatttaagGGAATTTAAAGGGATTATCAACCAAATGTAATGTAATTATGTAATGTAATTATATAATGCCACATTTAGGATCACTGTGATTTGCACGACTTTAGCAAATTACAAATAGTTTACCAGTCAAAAACGATGTGGTCTCTTAAATCTCTTtaaatccttttaaatttgCTCTGGTTCTTTCCCACAAAACTgcgattttgttaaaaataataaagttttcgacaaattttgaagggtaataaaagttttagattaaatttgctattaaaagGTACTGTCCATTGTTAGTTACTTTACggataaaaaaatcccaactCTTTTAAACTTTACTCATAATTCAACTTTTGTTGAGCATCTATCGATTTCATATTTCTACCAATTAAAGATGttggcaaaaataaaacatgttccAAATTTGGTTGCGTTGTGATGACGCACTACCGAAATATGgtgtttttgagaaatttacaagCCAACTTCGAAGGTCAATATCTCCTCAACTATCAACGgtagaaaaaattcaatagtcaCGTTTTGAGGCCCCCTACACACACCTGCTCTGTGTCGGTTCCATTACgactcaccctgtacaaaTCTAAATCAGGTTAAATCGGTTCCAAAAGATTTCCCTTGTCGCccagaaaattttatcaaacCGCCTAccaaacaccctatataatttatatgttCATTACACACATGATTCACGGTTAACATTTATAGCAATATCTTGCATCCAACCACTAAGTAACATCATAATGGAATCAAGAGAATAACAGCCATTACACGCATAACAAACCAATCATCACCCATCAGGCACGTTTTTGGCAAGTTgcgttcaaaaaattttgggTAAATACCGCGACGAGCAAAACTGAATTAGCAGGCGTGACGTCAGGGGACGCCTCTACTGACGTCGCGACGCTAATCTGCCACAATTTCAAACATTCCGCGTCTATATTAAAAGCCAAATGTCCTAATCGGGTTTACAACATTCGCAACTCGCGCCAGAGAAAGGTCAGAAAAGCGGAAAAGTTGAGTATATTTAGTAGAAGTTGAGTTAAGGCAGAGTTTGGTTCCGGAGGTTCAAGTTGTGG
The sequence above is drawn from the Euwallacea similis isolate ESF13 chromosome 35, ESF131.1, whole genome shotgun sequence genome and encodes:
- the LOC136418475 gene encoding uncharacterized protein; this translates as MSKPTAPDHWTHPEVLVPYDNLMLYHPEANLLPNWQFRIDPLMGNPSVVVDPNYYHQISIAQALNLAFHLPPLYPLNETSSSFQQNSTFPCNLTVLNNQSTLGDNLTLHEHQTPQVGKNDNISASDEEVIFVKEYKKDLHPQKDKNEIEEENAKSKEFKYASPKYRRNPVRKARSEAGNSFLKKEHLLEEDFAVLDVLEEESFVERLDKTGKQKDEGGEGATEKKPPKEWPINVFERPEYNPLTNKIQPFDYTIREIQNKQVKKKPRVETCIKPKKSKKKYFTRIRRPKANKPVEKVPVQQLSDLVTTTFHMVGGFLRDNRENLQGGSKSNFNILIGNQAILMALVNGDFDHKKVTETVKNALKQS